The DNA segment gtgtaatttctgtactgcaataacttatttataatgtaggccactaacagcttagggcccattagtcataagttcaggcccgacaagcaaagcccgcatgttcagaaattaatataaaattcatcgtgactccgattgataaaccgatttcaccaatgtgcacagaaaccatttctgcaccttttaaagtcaagataaatttttctgaatccgaattcagtgatttccaaaaatggccatccctatgtcattttaggaaatcttactcctctactcttaaataagaagtccaacttcttcgttcattaaatttaactctttaaatttaactatctcaacggggattaaaaatccatcacactgtgtgaccctcaatggttcagggatacagctagccgtgggctcacaactccttgtgactcggaacaacaatttccgacttgcccatcgaatcatggtatgagcgcctagcaacatcgccccatgattccctaggtatcactgatagtgcctacaagaaccagtagattttggttagcgtacagtacggtcccttcatccatatatcccgatcgaatcaacaaccattggtatatcgagagtcgctcgagattcgataactatgcaatgcatcttgaagatcaaatagtgacatcgcatgtgctactaagaaaccatttcttaaatcacatcatgtactctggccagagattcgtcacactaatatctcctcagatcgcataggatatccacactcgcaagtatgtggtgaatccttgacaacaaagcatcgactcctatatgtgttgtaactatacccaatcccgacacctgatgaccccaatagagtcggtaaacgagtcaaaatacagtactagcatatagagtctcaatgatgtctcaagtagtaaggactaatggtgtacaaccaaaaccgcggactatatccactcgataagtgataaccacttggaaagttcggatagggtagttcgatcattcatcatatgaatatccatttgcatgcttcgaacatctctatgttccttaccaatgaaacgtggtactctgcatcgcaaatgctagtctcaagctcgagcgatccttatccttattatcggacggctcaatcgactaggaacagtttagaatatacagtgactataagatgtgtttcatgatagacatccccatgttctaccacatcttacatacactatagtatattcaaggtctttatcaaaacaacaatagtatatcacaatattacaatatgaagaaagataaagtcattgccattaataaaaatgtaaattatattaaacaaaagattgtttatacaaagagtcatcaaaacccttagccacaagttggctcaccgggcacccactctttcagagtatgtgctatgtgttttaccATATTTTACTGCTTtggcacatgcatgtttttacactAGACTGCATCTCGTACGATGTGAGTCTTGACAGTTTTCATATGCGATGAGTATCTCCTTatggattcgggtcaggtttTGGGGAGGCTTGGCCTCTGGTTTTGATATCACTGGGAGCGACCGTGATAGCGGAGTAGACACTACAGTGATGAGAGAATATATGAGTACCCCACGGACTAGCTATCTGGCACGATACTGTGTATTCATCGGCGCCTTTGAGCAGACTATTTTACTAGGGTTTTAAAAGTCATTTATATGCtgcaaatattttatatatcattgctttcgtattgagcgtagtcgctcacgtctagtattttctgtatgtctggacaccccattcgacggggcagacgTCCGACGACTTGGAGTAGTCGGTGACAAGAGAGGACACCAAGATTAGTTGTAGGTTCTATAAgattaattcgattgggttgtatatcgaatttatttaaccggttgtattatgTCGGTCAGTATTTATTTAAGCTTTCCGCAGTGTATTTTGATTagtgttaattgcatgcttaattatgctcttaatttctgattagtagtggatccgagttgggtcactacaggatcggagcttccgatcgaggtctAAAAATAGGGGTTCCAAGGATCTCATTTTCACACCAATTCCAAAACCTCTCATCTTTTGTAATGGCTCGATTTTAAGGACTCCGGGATTCTTTTATAAATAtttggagtaggtagtagtatTTTTATAGTTAGACAATGTCCATAGTAGTGGCTAAGCAGCGGAGCTTTGGCGAGGTGTCGAGGggtcgtagcagagctgtgcccaagctctggtgaattcgacatcagcggactgacgatggacgcaggtatagctgtAGCTTCTTATAGaaaataaggagtatgctatattttaattaaggcttttggagcatgttagatgatgcatggttaTATTGAATtatagtgttgcatggtaggcttgaaaCTTAGATGGGTGCTTCTAGGAACTgtcttagaaaggtacgtaagcactgactgagattgcgagcgggtttgcatgcttatgtgttgcatattatcTGACATGATGCATGCTATTGCTTTgaaatattatgttgcatgtgcattTCTTATTGAGTCTGTATCTCATTTGAGATAAGCTAGCGTAATAGGGTGCTCAGCCCTTGTTAGGACGATTAGACACTGATAGTCACCATGACCGACGGGTCTGTCGAACTCTAGTGATCCAGAGACATTTGGTCCACGGCCTGTTAGGAATGAGTGGTTGGGGTCCGGCAGTTTGAGTCCTAGCGGGTACAACTCATGTCCTAAGCGCCATTCTGAGTGAATTTCTGATTTGTTACTCATATATGATACATGTTCTTTACAttacattgcatgcatcatatatgtaTGTTTACTCGTGCTAGCGTACTGAgctttagcgctcacgtccagttattttttgttttctggacacccctTTCGATGGGGCAGTTACATGTTAATTTCTCTCATCGATTTGGAGATTATGTGGCAACTAAGGCATGATTGTAGGGTTAGCCACTAGGTATTAAGTTATTTTTCGCAGTTATTCTGAGTAtgattaattgtgtttttaattgcatgcctaaagcttttgattagtaggtgaacACGGTGCGGGTCAATACAGGTTATAACAAAATTCTTTTGCTGCCCACTACAACACCACTGTCCGTGTCTGCCGACGCCGACAACGGACACTGCAACTTCTGTGGCGTCTGCTGTCCTCTAGTGCAGACCGTGCAAAATATTTTGTAGGGTCTTTCGTTAGTGATGGCGTTTTGATGTATTTTTTCAACATTTTTTAAGACTGATTTGAAATTATCTACtatatacaaaaataatatatatatatatttatatataatacttAAAAATACAAACAATAGCTACTATGGCGTGCTAATTTTACATAGGATAAAGTCACGCTCGGAAACATGGTGCAAACTTTTCAACAAAAGTATACATATAAAAAATGTATACATATTGATTAAATGGAATAATTAACCTGAAAGCTCCATCATCATGACATGATGATGTTATCATCATTTGACCGTTCCAGAAGAACTGAAGGAGTTTTCTTGTTCACacttatataaataattatcgAAATAAAACTATCGTTcaataaatatgaaaattttcataatatgGACAAAAATATCTTTTTATCACGTATGTGAaagcttttatttaattctttatatttacataaataatttttatatagaaAATCTCAGgaatgtaaaataaaaaatacaaataaaaaagtGGGTTGTAATACTTTATAGATGATGAtactatatattttaatttgaatataAAGTACTGTTATTTTAAGTAAATTAAATTATGTTATTTCtttggaaaataaaaatatggatGGGGTATGACTCCTAGTGCGCGTACACACCTACGCTATGCAATTtctctatatatatagagaTCATGCCTTCATTTAGAGAGAAGGCCACAAAACATCAGCTTTTGTATGATTTCTTTATATAAACTTCTGCAGTTGAATCTTAAGAAACCGACAATTCCCAGAATCAGCAATATAGAAAGAAAAACAATCTCTTGGTCTTCGATAAAAATCATGTCTTTGTCGGAAGAAAACTTGGGATTTGAGCAACCGAGATTGGTTTCCAAGAAATTGTTGGCCAAGTCACAGAGTGAAGGTGACGGCGCTGTATCTATGAGAAGCATTGGAAGGTATTGGTGTTCGATATTGATGTTTTCTTGATTTGTATGTAAATTGTCTGATGGgcatttttttttctgtttttttgtttttgcctGTTTTGCCGTGTGTTTTCCCTGAATTTTGGTGGCCTTCTATTATTTTAGTAGAATTTTCCAAGTGGGAAATCCCTTTTAGAttgttttgatgttattttcAAAATGTTTGAGAGGTTCTTGATTGGGATATTGGATTATCAATGGCTTAAAGATATTGGTTTGGTTGACATTATTTTCAGGCAAGAATTGAAGTCTCTGGATCCATTCCTCATGCTGGATGAATTTTCAAGTAATATCCTACGATATGCTGTTGTTTTCCTTGCGTTGACTAAGTTTTTCCAATCAGTTCATTGCACCATTCAGCAATCTTGATTTCATATCGGATTGGATTCATGGATTTCGACTAGATGGATTTTTCAAATCCAAGTTTGAGAATTTGAATATCTTCTTTGGATTCGGATCTTTGTAAAATGTAgtcatttgaaatttattagTTTGAACATTCTTTAGACCGAAATTAATCCCAAGTCCAATCCGAATTCAACGATCTGAAATAGAGGTTTCGACTTCTATTTCATTTTCTTATcaaaaatatgttttgtttccTAATTTATGTAAATTTGACTCCACAGTTTCACCTCCTGCTGGATTTCCTGATCATCCACACCGTGGTAATTTGAAGCTTTTCAATATGTCTCAGTTTTTATCCTTTCGAAATTgtgaataaatcataaatctcAAGCCGTACCGCATTTTGCATTACAGGTTTCGAGACTGTTACATACGTGTTGCAGGTAACTTGGTTATCTAGACACCCTATTATGTCGATGGTCTGTTTGTTTTAAATGAGAATATCGAACTCAATTTTGTCTTCATATAGGGAGGTGTCACTCATCAAGATTTTGCTGGGCACAAGGGTACAATACATGAGGGCGATATTCAGGTAATGGATAACGAATTCTTAGGGTTGCTATCTAAGAAAGACGTATCAATATAGTCCTATTTGTTCCCCCTCTCCATTGTGTATTTTAAAATTCTCTTGAATGGAATCATGCAGTGGATGACAGCAGGGAGAGGCATGGTTCATTCGGAAATGCCTGCAGGGGATGGCCCTAACACCGGTCTACAGCTGTGGATCAATCTCGCTTCCAAGGATAAAATGTgagttcttttctttctttttatgTACATGAAGAGAACTAATGTATGCACACTTTGAAGTTTGATTCGTTGGACATTGCATTGAGTCAGCGGTTCGAATTAGCAGTACACTTCTTAAGTATGTTTGTTGGATTTGCTTGTATAAGTTAGTTGACAGTAGGATTAGAAAAGCCACACAAACAATGTTCTGAATAGTGTGAGTCGTTAAACTTTTTATATTTCGTTGAATCGTACTGGAAGATAATTGATATCTAGGACATATTAACAAATTTGGCCAGTGCGCAGAGATGTAATAAACGACTGCCTCACTCAGCTATCTGAATAAAGTATGCCCTTTATGCATTGGCACATGTTCAGTTGAAGGAATGCAACTTGATATTCTTCTATTTTCCTGTACTAAGAGATAGGAAGTGTCATAAAGAATTAAACTCCTCTGTATACAATTAACGACAATCCTCCTCGTTGATAATTTTCAGGATTGAACCACGGTATCAAGAATTACTCGATAAAGAAATTCCAAGGGTGGAAAAAGATGGAGTTTCCGTTAAAATTATTGCAGGGGAGTCCATGGGGGTCCAGTCTCCGGTATATACACAAACCCCGACAATGTTTCTCGACTTCACAGTGACACCAAATGCTCAATACCAACAAGTTATCCCCAAGTCATGGAATGCCTTCGTCTACGTACTAAAAGGTGAAGGAGTCTTTTGCACCCCGAATTCTCATCCTACATCCGCACACCATATCCTCGTCTTGGGTCCTGGTGATGGCCTTAGCGTATGGAACAAATCTTCGACACCATTGAGGTATATTTTGGTCGGTGGGCTACCGCTCAATGAACCGGTTGCTCAACATGGTCCTTTTGTCATGAATTCACAAGCTGAAATCGAGAAGACTATCGAAGATTATTTCTATGGGAGGAATGGGTTCGAAAAGGCGAGGTACTGGAGATCTaactgaaaaatatttgtgtttgTCTATTCTTACCAATCATAAACTTTACCAAACCCAGAGTCTGAAGATGATATATCCCACATGTATTGGTTTGGtgctaaaaataaattatggGGTTCGTTGCATTTATGTGATCTTTATTCTTGAAAGTGATGTATCTCTTTATTTTCCTTGTATTGGTTCATAGTTTGGAAGGTGATctcaatattaataaaatatgtttCTCTTCTTTAGTTAGATCTTTTAGCATAAACGTATTGCAGTaaaattgataaaatttttgattgagCAAAAGACTTCATTTTTACGGGATAACCCCCAACCGCactaacctttttttttttttttttttttttttttttttttttttttacgtgcGAATTCGCGACCGCTATCTTTTGGTACGCTTTGAGTAAACTTTCGGAAGTCTGCAAACTACGTCAGTAAGGTAAACCAAACTAGGCAAGCCGTGTGTGACAGACTAATTCAAAGTGTTGGCAGGGAGAATCGAACTCCTGAACTATGTTCAAAAGTTCACCTTTCATGTGTGTACCTTTGACTTTTAGTACCCATTTCACCTAGTGCGGAATTCGTTTGATCACTGAATTGAAAAACAAAAGAATGTGGCAAAGGGATTTGGATCCCCTACCGTGGCATCAGTGGTGATGCTGTGGGGGTAAACGAACCCCAAAAGCccaattttctttttctttttgtttgtttttcttAATATATTTTAACTCTTTTTTCCcttattttttggattttatttcaaatttcttctatatcaaaatattattttttatattttgtcatatatatatatatatatttcatattttttgtttcttctaACCGAATTTCTTCTAAAATCGATATAATCGAACCAAACTAAACGCGGTTCGTTTGATCGGCAACCGCATTAAACAATTTAgtttttaaaactattttcaaaataaaaattataaaattaataattgaatatgtgatttttatgatagTAAAACCAGTGTTCTAAAAGGCGCCGCCTAGGCGGTGACCCACCTCCTCGCTTCCTTGCTAGGCTATGCCTCTAGGCGTTTTCCGCCTAATCTTCCCGCCTAATCTTCCGCctactattttataaaaaaattaaaaataaaaaactaaaaaagagAAATGCAACGCGAGAAACAAAcacagaaagaaagaagaagcgcACAAAATAAAgtcaaacaaaaaattaaatctcatatTACATACGAAAACTTgatatctattaatatttatgtttttgttgttgttattattattattaaaattttataagagtttggtaaaaaaactaaaaaacataagatataaaaattatattttatagtaaaactcatgaatatttcaagttatttattatttaagttttttaaaaaaatcgccTATGCCCCGCCCCGTCTAGGCGGCTAGGCGCTAGGCGGTGTGTCACCGCCTGTCTACCACCTAGCGCTTTTTAGCACATTGAGTAAAACAAATTATgcttgagaaaataaaaaaaataagaaaaagattaaatatataaacattAACAAATACCgtataaaaaatcaaaatataattaattatttataattatgttaattCGGTAAATcgacttttttttttatggaaaccaaaaatcgaacccaataattgaaattttataaaaataaaaccgaattttttaattaaccgaaccgaatttttTGTTCggtcggttaattcggtttaaCTGATATAATGTTCACTCTTAATTATCTTGAAACCATTAATTTCAATAGAGTAGGTATCCGACTCATGCAGAGGGATCCTATTCAGGGTCTaactttttttattaatttcaatAGAAATTTATCTAATACACATTTTTAATCAATTCTTTTTCTTTCTATGTCAGTTAAAATtaaagcacacatcatataaattatttatttgtgtttcTATATTAACAATAATTATATTGGTGCATTATTATGTAGTattgaaatataaattataagaaaaaaatgatattGATGCCCTTAAAAAATATACGAGTCTAATccgacccgagcccaataatccatatttttggaaatatacTTTGAGGTCCATCTAgtcttattttatgaaaatctcaGCCCCAAAAGGGTCCAATATCTAGAACCTTCCAGTACTCTCGGACACATGAAGATCTGCAACAGATAAAGACAATATCTTATGAATtcaagatttgatatgatttcagaCTCATCAAGTAGAGTCCTACTCTAACACATGTTCTACCTTGACAAGGTAACCTACCCCTCCaagcccctataaatacaggtatgatTCATGGTTTATTCATTCATCTCTTCTATTCACTTCTTGTTCACACATTCACGCACGCATATTCTTTTGTTCTTACTTTTAGTCAAGCTCTTTCACTTTtgagcactgacttaggcatcggaggggttacgccgaaacaccttcggcgccccctaACTTAGCTTTTGTCTGTGCAGAGCACGTGCTACCCGACCCAACCCGGtttattgaagatttggagatTCGCTCTACCAGACGGAACCCGGAAGAAAAAATCGACATtacaattggcgccgtctgtgggaatttgaaaaCAAAGGGTTAAGATGGTGAGTACAAGAGAAGAAACAAATTTTGGATTCTCGCATGGCTTGCACATCAGAAACTTACAAAAATCATtgaaattaattgaaccgtcggatcgggttcaaattttgtttgcatattcatgaatatgttttctaagatctgaacggtggagatcgtgaTTGGTTGTCTTTAGAATCATATCTGGATGGCCGAACAGATTCCGCTCTCTC comes from the Henckelia pumila isolate YLH828 chromosome 1, ASM3356847v2, whole genome shotgun sequence genome and includes:
- the LOC140883934 gene encoding pirin-like protein codes for the protein MISLYKLLQLNLKKPTIPRISNIERKTISWSSIKIMSLSEENLGFEQPRLVSKKLLAKSQSEGDGAVSMRSIGRQELKSLDPFLMLDEFSISPPAGFPDHPHRGFETVTYVLQGGVTHQDFAGHKGTIHEGDIQWMTAGRGMVHSEMPAGDGPNTGLQLWINLASKDKMIEPRYQELLDKEIPRVEKDGVSVKIIAGESMGVQSPVYTQTPTMFLDFTVTPNAQYQQVIPKSWNAFVYVLKGEGVFCTPNSHPTSAHHILVLGPGDGLSVWNKSSTPLRYILVGGLPLNEPVAQHGPFVMNSQAEIEKTIEDYFYGRNGFEKARYWRSN